In uncultured Bacteroides sp., one genomic interval encodes:
- a CDS encoding DUF6377 domain-containing protein, with translation MSKYSLFILLCLFICSDLLAAAKTDDDKLLLKLDNMIQNREVYQRKVEKEIADIRRTLIYAEDDRLRFNILGNLFTKYRSFRIDTAMIIAKERLQLAETLNDKKLINQGLMNIADVMNKMGKQENALITLGKVERTEDVKRDTYFYYLYQTIYLSCYKDAINDSDKQFAWQQIKAYKDTLIAISETHSSSYITNKCGRLSMSGKWDEAIRLLEDYYGQSRVDNSDKARMEYLLAELYLGKKDTLQAKHYLILASMTDIANAKKVYMSLQHLAILLFWEGDIVRAYNYISCSLEDVNFGKARYRVIDIAGYLPIIQGANDARIKADENRALFFLLILLILTIILIIAFFFIRKKNTKMLKVKQSLAEQNLRLQEMSENLTRMNEQIQESNHIKEEYIGLLFNICSENIYKQESNRKALLKIANTGSMSDISKTLCRQSSTSEDFKLFMKKFDTIFLSIFPNFVESFNTLLREEEQVHVKEGELLTPELRIYALIRLGINDNSKIATFLHYSLQTVYNYQMKMRNKAIIPGNNLTIQVQKL, from the coding sequence ATGTCCAAATATTCTCTCTTTATCTTATTATGTCTTTTTATTTGTTCTGATCTGTTGGCTGCAGCCAAAACAGATGATGATAAATTACTTTTAAAATTGGATAATATGATCCAGAACCGTGAGGTTTATCAACGAAAAGTAGAAAAGGAAATAGCGGACATTCGCCGGACGCTGATTTATGCGGAAGATGATAGACTTAGGTTTAATATATTAGGAAATCTGTTCACTAAATATCGTTCATTCCGAATTGATACGGCTATGATTATAGCGAAGGAACGACTGCAACTGGCGGAAACTCTGAATGATAAAAAGCTTATTAATCAAGGGCTGATGAATATTGCAGATGTGATGAATAAGATGGGGAAACAAGAAAATGCGTTGATTACGCTTGGCAAGGTGGAGCGGACAGAAGATGTAAAGAGAGATACTTATTTCTATTATTTGTACCAGACTATTTATTTATCTTGCTATAAAGATGCCATAAATGACTCAGACAAACAATTTGCCTGGCAGCAGATAAAAGCTTATAAAGATACCTTAATTGCTATTAGTGAAACACATTCTTCCAGTTATATTACTAATAAGTGTGGACGTTTAAGTATGTCCGGAAAGTGGGATGAGGCTATTCGGTTGCTGGAGGATTATTATGGGCAAAGCAGAGTAGATAATTCGGATAAGGCCAGAATGGAATATCTTCTGGCAGAATTGTATCTTGGAAAGAAGGACACTTTGCAGGCAAAGCATTATCTCATTCTGGCCTCAATGACTGATATTGCCAATGCCAAGAAAGTATATATGTCTTTGCAGCATCTGGCGATACTTCTTTTCTGGGAAGGAGACATCGTAAGGGCTTACAATTATATCTCATGTTCTTTGGAAGATGTGAATTTCGGGAAAGCGCGCTATCGCGTTATTGATATTGCAGGGTATCTCCCCATTATACAGGGAGCCAATGATGCTCGTATCAAGGCTGATGAAAACCGCGCACTTTTTTTCCTATTGATTCTCTTGATATTAACAATCATCCTGATTATCGCTTTCTTCTTTATCCGTAAGAAGAATACCAAAATGCTGAAGGTGAAGCAGTCGTTGGCCGAACAGAATCTGCGCTTGCAGGAGATGTCTGAAAATCTGACCAGAATGAATGAGCAAATTCAGGAATCAAATCATATCAAGGAAGAATATATTGGATTGTTGTTCAATATCTGTTCCGAGAACATTTATAAGCAGGAGAGTAACCGTAAGGCATTACTGAAGATTGCAAATACGGGCTCTATGAGCGATATTTCAAAGACACTCTGCAGGCAATCTTCTACATCCGAGGATTTTAAGCTTTTCATGAAAAAGTTTGATACCATATTCCTCTCCATCTTTCCTAATTTCGTTGAGTCGTTTAATACTTTGTTGAGAGAGGAAGAGCAAGTGCATGTGAAAGAAGGTGAGTTGCTGACTCCTGAGCTACGCATATATGCTCTCATACGTTTGGGTATAAACGACAATTCCAAGATTGCCACCTTCCTTCATTATTCACTTCAAACGGTTTATAACTACCAGATGAAAATGCGGAATAAAGCTATTATTCCAGGTAATAATTTAACAATTCAGGTGCAAAAACTGTAG
- a CDS encoding TonB-dependent receptor, whose translation MKNKKNPRTIESRWRYVCILFALIFSVSAAAQKTAVKGVIIDKDNQPIIGANILEKGTVNRTISDVNGNFNLSVKNPKTTLLITYIGYKNLEIPASANMKIVMTENSEMLEDVVVIGYGSVKKSDATGSVTAIKPDDFNKGLRTTAQDALVGKVPGVNVVSSSGAPGTGATIRIRSGASLSASNDPLIVIDGVPVDNSTIEGGGNVIGGINPNDIETFTVLKDASATAIYGSRASNGVIVITTKKGADSNLRFNYSTNLSVSTVTETLDILSADEFRKFVPTISGVPSSVTLGTATTDWQNEIYRTAFGQEHNFSVSGKVKQNAPYRLSVGYTNQNGIIRTNNYERYTFNGGVSPKFFDKHLTADLNLKVSYEDNKKVDESVVNNALRFDPTRSVKTETTTAATDPGLGYFIWMNGKSPMAIQTDNPVAQLDLLDICNKVTRSIGNASFNYKVHHLEDLQLNMNLGYDVLTSKYSKKVPDLAGMMYTSNMKDGTGLVYDSKQNKRNYLLDLYANYSHIFNEKHNFSAMGGYGWQHFWKKYDTTTLSPEGKELFSPSHYESEYYLLSFYGRLNYSYDNRYMVTATLRSDASSRFAKGNRWGLFPSVALGWKISQEAFLKDSRILSDLKLRLSYGQTGQQDILNDYPYMTTFTVSYPESSYQFGDKWYKTYRPNGYDSDIKWETTDTYNIGLDYGFFNNRIYGSVDYYQRHTKDLLNTIPVISGTNYSSVITTNIGEMDNNGFEFSINTVPVHTKNLNWTVGMNYTWNDSKITKLNVVDSNANFVQTGAISGTGKTVQVFMVGERPYTFYLAKQAYDDNGKPIEGKYVQPDGSISATETKYATKKSALPKSYLGLNTQLSYKNWDFAVSGHGAFGNYVYNYIAADQYVQSVYSDQGNFSNILSSTKSTGFQNQQLYSDYFLEKGNFFRIDNISLGYTFKKLLNQSSSLRLTLGVQNVATFTSYSGIDPEIYSGIDKNIYPRPRVFSLSANLNF comes from the coding sequence ATGAAAAACAAGAAAAATCCGAGAACTATTGAAAGTAGGTGGCGGTATGTTTGTATACTGTTTGCTTTGATTTTCAGTGTAAGCGCTGCTGCACAGAAAACGGCTGTGAAAGGTGTTATCATTGATAAGGATAATCAGCCTATTATTGGAGCTAATATTTTGGAGAAAGGAACAGTTAACAGAACTATCAGTGATGTGAACGGTAACTTTAATCTCTCAGTCAAAAATCCTAAGACTACTTTACTTATTACATATATAGGTTATAAGAATTTAGAAATCCCCGCTTCCGCCAACATGAAAATCGTGATGACAGAAAATAGCGAGATGCTTGAAGATGTGGTTGTCATTGGATATGGCAGCGTGAAGAAATCGGATGCAACGGGTTCTGTAACTGCCATTAAACCGGATGATTTTAATAAAGGGTTGCGCACTACTGCTCAGGATGCCTTGGTAGGTAAAGTACCGGGAGTAAACGTAGTATCCAGTTCTGGTGCTCCAGGCACGGGTGCCACAATCCGTATCAGAAGTGGTGCCTCACTTTCTGCCTCTAATGATCCGTTAATTGTTATTGATGGTGTACCAGTAGATAACTCTACAATCGAAGGCGGTGGCAATGTGATTGGTGGTATTAACCCGAATGATATAGAAACCTTTACAGTGTTGAAGGATGCCTCGGCTACGGCTATTTACGGTTCTCGAGCTTCAAATGGTGTGATTGTTATCACTACGAAGAAAGGTGCTGATAGCAATTTACGCTTTAATTATTCAACGAACCTTTCGGTAAGTACTGTCACAGAAACGCTTGATATTCTTTCTGCCGATGAATTCCGCAAGTTTGTTCCCACTATCTCCGGAGTACCTAGTTCTGTGACCTTAGGTACTGCAACAACAGATTGGCAGAATGAAATCTACAGAACTGCTTTCGGGCAAGAACACAACTTCTCTGTTTCAGGTAAGGTTAAACAAAATGCTCCTTATCGTCTTTCGGTTGGATATACCAATCAGAACGGTATTATACGCACCAATAACTATGAGAGATATACATTTAACGGAGGTGTTTCGCCCAAGTTCTTTGATAAACATCTCACTGCCGACCTGAACCTGAAAGTGTCTTATGAGGATAATAAGAAAGTCGATGAAAGTGTAGTAAATAATGCACTTCGTTTTGATCCTACACGTTCTGTTAAGACTGAAACTACTACTGCAGCTACCGATCCGGGTTTGGGATATTTTATCTGGATGAACGGTAAATCTCCTATGGCTATTCAAACTGATAATCCCGTAGCGCAACTTGATTTACTGGATATCTGCAACAAGGTAACACGTTCTATCGGTAATGCATCCTTCAATTATAAGGTGCACCACTTGGAAGACTTGCAGCTGAATATGAACTTAGGGTATGATGTACTGACCAGTAAATATTCGAAGAAAGTGCCTGATCTCGCCGGAATGATGTACACCTCTAATATGAAAGACGGTACAGGACTTGTCTATGATTCTAAACAGAACAAACGGAATTACCTATTGGATTTATACGCTAACTATTCGCATATCTTCAATGAGAAACATAATTTTAGTGCCATGGGTGGATACGGCTGGCAGCATTTTTGGAAGAAGTACGATACTACTACTTTATCTCCGGAAGGAAAAGAGTTGTTCTCTCCCAGTCATTATGAATCGGAATATTATTTACTATCGTTTTACGGCCGTCTTAACTATTCGTATGATAACCGCTACATGGTCACTGCTACCTTACGTTCGGACGCTTCATCCCGTTTTGCAAAAGGTAATCGTTGGGGATTGTTCCCTTCGGTGGCATTAGGTTGGAAAATCAGTCAGGAAGCTTTTCTGAAAGATTCGCGTATTCTATCTGATTTGAAGTTACGTTTGAGCTATGGCCAGACAGGACAGCAAGATATTCTGAACGACTATCCTTATATGACCACTTTTACGGTATCCTATCCTGAATCCAGCTATCAGTTTGGAGATAAATGGTATAAAACATACCGTCCAAATGGTTACGACTCTGATATCAAGTGGGAAACTACCGATACTTATAATATCGGATTGGATTATGGCTTCTTCAATAATCGCATTTATGGTTCTGTGGACTATTATCAGCGCCATACCAAAGACTTGCTGAATACGATTCCTGTAATATCAGGAACTAACTACTCGTCTGTAATTACCACCAACATCGGTGAGATGGATAATAATGGATTTGAGTTTTCCATCAATACAGTGCCGGTACACACGAAAAACTTGAACTGGACAGTAGGCATGAACTATACCTGGAACGATTCAAAGATCACAAAACTGAATGTAGTGGATTCGAATGCTAATTTTGTACAGACCGGAGCTATTTCGGGTACCGGTAAAACAGTACAAGTGTTTATGGTAGGAGAGCGCCCTTATACTTTCTATCTGGCAAAGCAGGCTTATGATGACAATGGAAAGCCGATTGAAGGTAAATATGTGCAGCCGGATGGTTCAATATCGGCAACTGAAACAAAGTATGCCACAAAAAAGAGTGCATTGCCGAAATCCTATTTGGGATTAAATACTCAGCTGAGCTATAAAAACTGGGATTTTGCAGTTAGTGGACACGGAGCTTTCGGGAATTATGTCTATAACTATATAGCAGCCGACCAATATGTGCAGTCTGTTTACAGCGATCAAGGAAATTTCTCGAATATCCTGAGCAGTACAAAATCCACAGGTTTTCAGAATCAACAGCTTTATTCGGACTACTTTCTGGAAAAAGGAAACTTCTTTCGGATTGATAATATCTCATTGGGCTATACCTTCAAGAAATTGTTGAACCAATCAAGCTCTTTACGGTTGACTCTCGGCGTTCAGAATGTAGCTACCTTTACCAGCTATTCGGGCATTGATCCGGAAATCTATAGCGGTATCGACAAGAATATATATCCTCGTCCACGAGTATTCTCATTAAGTGCTAATTTAAATTTCTAA
- a CDS encoding RagB/SusD family nutrient uptake outer membrane protein, protein MKKIIVYSFIIFFLGTFLTSCLSDLNTMPLDNNQLVNNQVYKTKDGYTGVLAKCYSSLILTGQQGGDGGDGDLEGANEGYSGYVRLLFYLQELNTDNFLMPSSSNGLRKCLNLQWDASNASVINWTYQRLYMSIAYCDELLRECTEEKLKDRGLWEEMKDEYISYRAESRFIRAYCYSMLCDLFGSVPYVDEHTGVKEIPVQNTRKQIFEYAVNELLAIENDLKAPGENEYGRIDRVADWFLLARMYLNAESWINVNKYQDAYTYAKKVLTDGHYPLASDYREIFLADNKTCKEIIWRLVQDGLQAQSSAGTNFYVKAFVNGPMNELYNTGVGSRGWGNVRAKMKLVNAFDADDLLFDVKDPWGNGKKDKRAQFMTALPNQVKETWDSKLNMTSTFTCGYGYIKWRNVTKDNQLCASGDAYTSIDFPLFRSADAYLMAAEAILRGANATKTEALGYVNEVRSRAYMSGKYAKSGVRSDVSGEISLNALSLDFILSERQKELASELSRRTDLIRFGKYTKGNNWEWKNGVRLGEDVDDRYKLFPIPESELSNNPTLKQNDGY, encoded by the coding sequence ATGAAAAAGATAATTGTCTATTCATTCATTATATTTTTCCTGGGTACGTTTCTGACTTCGTGCTTGAGTGATCTCAATACTATGCCGTTGGATAATAACCAGTTAGTAAACAACCAGGTTTATAAGACTAAAGATGGCTATACAGGTGTCCTGGCGAAGTGTTATTCATCCCTGATTCTGACAGGTCAACAAGGTGGCGATGGTGGTGATGGTGATTTGGAAGGTGCCAATGAAGGATATTCCGGTTATGTACGCTTGTTGTTCTACCTACAGGAATTGAATACTGATAATTTCCTTATGCCTTCTTCTTCTAACGGTCTGCGTAAGTGCCTGAATCTACAATGGGATGCCTCCAACGCTTCGGTTATTAACTGGACTTACCAGAGACTTTATATGAGCATTGCTTACTGTGACGAACTGTTGCGTGAATGTACAGAAGAAAAGCTAAAAGATAGAGGGCTTTGGGAAGAAATGAAGGACGAATACATCAGTTACAGAGCTGAATCACGATTTATACGTGCATACTGCTATTCCATGCTTTGCGATTTGTTTGGTTCTGTGCCGTATGTTGACGAACATACCGGTGTAAAGGAAATCCCTGTTCAGAATACCCGTAAGCAAATATTTGAATATGCGGTTAACGAGTTGTTGGCTATTGAAAACGATCTGAAAGCTCCAGGAGAAAATGAATACGGACGGATTGACCGTGTAGCCGACTGGTTTTTGTTGGCCCGCATGTATTTGAATGCAGAATCGTGGATTAATGTGAATAAATATCAAGATGCATATACGTATGCAAAGAAAGTGCTTACTGACGGACACTATCCGTTGGCCTCAGATTACCGTGAAATCTTCCTTGCCGATAACAAAACCTGCAAGGAGATCATTTGGAGATTGGTGCAGGATGGATTGCAAGCCCAAAGTTCAGCTGGAACAAATTTCTATGTGAAAGCTTTTGTAAATGGGCCTATGAATGAGTTGTACAATACAGGAGTTGGTTCCAGAGGTTGGGGTAATGTTCGTGCGAAGATGAAGTTGGTAAACGCTTTTGATGCAGACGATCTGCTATTTGATGTCAAAGATCCGTGGGGTAACGGAAAGAAAGATAAACGTGCCCAGTTTATGACTGCCCTTCCTAATCAAGTGAAAGAAACATGGGATTCGAAATTGAACATGACTAGCACCTTTACTTGCGGCTATGGTTATATTAAATGGAGAAATGTGACCAAAGACAATCAACTGTGTGCTTCCGGAGATGCTTATACCTCAATTGATTTCCCGTTGTTCCGTTCTGCCGATGCTTATCTGATGGCTGCCGAAGCTATCTTGCGGGGTGCAAATGCTACAAAAACTGAAGCATTAGGCTATGTCAATGAAGTTCGGTCAAGAGCTTATATGTCCGGTAAATATGCAAAAAGTGGAGTTCGTTCTGATGTTTCAGGAGAAATCAGTCTTAATGCTCTCTCTTTAGATTTTATTCTAAGTGAACGTCAAAAAGAACTGGCATCTGAACTGAGCAGACGTACCGACCTTATCCGTTTCGGTAAATACACAAAAGGTAATAATTGGGAATGGAAGAATGGTGTCCGTTTAGGAGAAGATGTGGATGACAGGTATAAGCTGTTTCCAATTCCTGAAAGTGAATTGAGCAACAATCCGACATTGAAACAGAATGACGGTTATTAA
- a CDS encoding histidine-type phosphatase has protein sequence MRLKQLLICSVIWMYCVPLGAQTSKEEIFSTIEKTGGVYLAYPLDFAQQTPVPKGYKPFYVSHYGRHGSRYLIADRDYQWLIDLFGEAHRESALSDLGEDAYQRLLKVWEEAEGHGGDLTPLGVRQQHGIAERMYAAFPEAFKGNQSISARSTVALRCAMSMVSFGNRLKELNPNLRISYESSLKYMNYLNYHTDESNRFTSSTNGPWVEEYRKFEEVHVNPDRLITSLFKDKRFILKKVNPKEVMWGMYWVASDMQNTETKFSFYDLFQPQELFDLWQCVNYRFYVGNANHAYGKGIVVANAKSLLKNILDSADEAVQKGGIAATLRFGHDGNVIPLVALMQIENCNVAIDDPYELYKVWSDFKVVPMAANVQIVFFRNVKGSADDILVKILHNEHEVHIPVQTNMFPFYKWNDVEDFYRNLLK, from the coding sequence ATGAGACTGAAACAATTACTAATATGTAGCGTGATTTGGATGTACTGTGTTCCTCTAGGGGCACAGACATCTAAAGAAGAAATATTTTCTACCATTGAGAAAACGGGTGGAGTTTATTTGGCTTATCCACTTGATTTTGCTCAACAGACACCGGTTCCGAAAGGATATAAGCCTTTTTACGTAAGTCACTATGGACGCCATGGTTCCCGCTACCTGATTGCTGACCGTGATTATCAATGGTTGATCGACCTTTTTGGAGAAGCACATCGTGAGAGTGCACTTTCTGATCTGGGAGAAGATGCTTACCAGCGTTTGCTGAAAGTATGGGAAGAAGCTGAAGGCCATGGTGGTGATCTGACTCCTTTAGGAGTTAGGCAACAGCATGGAATAGCAGAAAGAATGTATGCTGCATTTCCTGAGGCTTTTAAGGGCAATCAATCTATTTCTGCCCGTTCTACCGTTGCGTTGCGTTGTGCGATGAGTATGGTGTCTTTTGGTAACCGTTTGAAAGAACTGAATCCCAACCTGCGAATTTCTTATGAATCCAGTCTCAAGTATATGAATTATCTGAATTACCACACGGATGAATCCAATCGCTTTACTTCATCTACTAATGGCCCGTGGGTTGAGGAATATAGAAAGTTTGAGGAAGTTCATGTAAATCCCGACCGGTTGATCACTTCTTTATTTAAAGACAAACGTTTCATTCTGAAGAAAGTGAACCCGAAGGAGGTGATGTGGGGCATGTACTGGGTAGCCAGTGATATGCAAAATACAGAAACAAAATTCTCATTCTATGATTTGTTTCAACCGCAGGAATTGTTTGATTTGTGGCAATGCGTAAACTACCGTTTCTATGTGGGCAATGCGAATCATGCGTATGGAAAAGGAATTGTTGTAGCTAATGCAAAATCGTTATTGAAGAATATTCTGGATAGTGCCGATGAGGCTGTCCAGAAAGGAGGCATAGCAGCTACTCTACGTTTCGGACATGATGGCAATGTGATACCTCTTGTGGCCTTGATGCAGATAGAGAATTGTAATGTTGCTATAGACGATCCTTACGAATTGTATAAAGTATGGAGTGACTTTAAGGTGGTTCCTATGGCTGCTAATGTGCAGATTGTATTCTTCCGCAATGTAAAAGGAAGTGCGGACGATATTCTTGTTAAGATTCTGCATAATGAGCACGAAGTACATATTCCGGTTCAGACGAACATGTTTCCTTTCTATAAATGGAATGATGTGGAGGACTTCTACCGGAACTTATTGAAATAA
- the pelA gene encoding pectate lyase → MKKHFICFILIMTMAVSVFAQQQLNPKDYEYSSREWKRIVRESPDAFFKTEEAKRIADNVLAFQRETGGWPKNIAIHRPLGDELDVVLSDKKKRNDSTTDNDATILEMTYLARLYKQSPEERYKKAFLQGVEFMLSGQYDNGGWPQFWPENHGYQVQITYNDNAMVQTLMVIRNLRDGMAPFDSLVDNAMKARLTEAFDKGIECILNTQIIVNGEPTVWCQQHDYKTLKPTSARAYELASYCSAESASLVRLLMELPNPDKRIKAAINGAMKWFENHKLTGIRVERFTNENGKWDTRVVNDEKAEPIWARDYDLEQGKPLFCDRNGVPLKTLAEVGHERRNGYSWYNKAPASLYKQYEQWKKKYM, encoded by the coding sequence ATGAAAAAACATTTTATTTGTTTCATCCTAATTATGACAATGGCAGTGTCTGTATTTGCACAGCAACAACTCAACCCAAAAGATTACGAATACTCATCAAGAGAGTGGAAAAGAATTGTAAGGGAAAGCCCGGATGCCTTCTTCAAGACAGAAGAAGCAAAACGAATTGCTGATAACGTATTAGCATTTCAACGTGAAACGGGTGGCTGGCCTAAGAATATTGCTATTCATCGTCCGCTTGGCGACGAACTGGATGTTGTGTTAAGCGACAAGAAGAAACGCAATGACTCTACAACCGACAACGACGCAACTATTCTGGAAATGACTTATCTGGCCAGACTTTACAAACAGTCTCCGGAAGAGCGCTATAAGAAAGCCTTCTTGCAAGGTGTGGAGTTTATGCTTAGTGGACAGTACGATAATGGAGGCTGGCCACAATTCTGGCCTGAGAATCATGGATACCAGGTACAGATTACTTATAACGACAACGCAATGGTGCAGACTTTAATGGTTATCCGCAACCTGAGAGACGGTATGGCACCGTTTGATTCATTGGTGGATAATGCAATGAAAGCTCGTTTAACAGAAGCTTTTGATAAAGGAATAGAATGTATACTCAACACGCAAATTATTGTAAACGGCGAACCAACTGTATGGTGCCAGCAGCACGATTACAAGACTTTAAAGCCCACTTCTGCCCGTGCATACGAATTGGCATCTTATTGTTCGGCAGAAAGCGCTTCGTTAGTGCGCCTTTTGATGGAACTTCCCAATCCCGACAAACGGATTAAAGCTGCCATTAACGGAGCAATGAAATGGTTCGAAAATCATAAACTGACTGGTATCCGGGTAGAACGTTTCACTAACGAAAACGGCAAGTGGGATACACGTGTGGTAAATGACGAAAAAGCCGAACCAATATGGGCTCGCGATTATGACTTAGAGCAGGGAAAGCCTCTGTTTTGTGACCGCAACGGTGTGCCACTTAAAACATTGGCAGAAGTAGGGCACGAAAGACGCAATGGATATAGTTGGTATAACAAAGCACCGGCAAGCCTTTACAAGCAGTATGAACAATGGAAAAAGAAGTATATGTAA